A region of Ornithodoros turicata isolate Travis chromosome 5, ASM3712646v1, whole genome shotgun sequence DNA encodes the following proteins:
- the LOC135394091 gene encoding pumilio homolog 2-like isoform X1 yields MLANGQEMNPVSNVRHGATRSQDDAMVGYFFQRPQSDPDFQNYNKQSRWALGDDSVLEARGTEAAELETEFQALALETSHHLEIPASTKKLWALEETGAKPEDSKGIFLGDQWRDPTWSTGHTNTSEHAVSQPIMVQRRSGSYPGSDGASMLSPRSSETSGLGVKMVEYVLGSSPTIKDLDSRMGRMHMGPSNGDPDKVKKSKEHKMKDTDGGRVVMQANGIIHNGIDDDKGYKNHYHRSPVTGYGRGGSRQSSPSEDMGPKGDKMGGPKGPPMGDAMAMAGGPQGGCPPGLEAHHFEHHGGHVDQLSFEYPGMATSHGLMQSMDSPGILDYAPQMYQQHQQQSRSQHQGTLPMLPGGQYQIGPAGAGHHQQGAAGAMGVPPGASPFAPPPPSNPYIMNQDPYAPPPPMGIMTGPAMMAAQYYGMPPWGMFPTPAGLLQGQGGQGGPPPPQQMLRSSGARPMTPQGGEALSQGGAGMPTQGLQAPGGQYQMLAPPYYDQNGSLMMGNTRAMRLMPPVLVNPGGPGGNPASQPASMNGNNLRLLGSQGPGGGGGPQQGSHQGSVGGGLFSSGGNGPATASNHLFSTATSGGYSGAPSSFSGGSFASTTGLGMGYGSSSLGPIGTSPVGPIGMSLGTESPRRDSLERRDAALLGGSGSSRGGPFAGALEPYSTGGLMGGPKRGSSGFYGPLGTVAAASPGPLGTLPPSLTPPPSLNGSSSNLNLGSFGGRVMSAAPGAEAKYMVRNGPLANVIGSSNSLVPSRTVQRNSSLEKPPGRSRLLEDFRNNRYPNLQLRDLANHIVEFSQDQHGSRFIQQKLERATPSEKQLVFSEILNSAYGLMTDVFGNYVIQKFFEFGSPDQKQALAVKVKGHVLPLALQMYGCRVIQKALESIPSEQQKEVVKELDGHVLKCVKDQNGNHVVQKCIECVEPSALQFVINAFQGQVFGLSTHPYGCRVIQRILEHCTGEQTCPVLEELHQHTEQLVQDQYGNYVVQHVLEHGRPDDKAKIVAIVRGKVLQLSQHKFASNVVEKCVTHASRAERAMLIEEVCSFLDGSHSALYIMMKDQYANYVVQKMIEVAEPPQRKLLLHKIRPHVPSLRKYTYGKHILAKLEKFLLKNNEQLLGGPSGSNGNGPVSGGGVGTSNGAL; encoded by the exons ATGCTCGCCAACGGCCAAGAGATGAACCCTGTATCTAATGTACGACATGGAGCTACTCGATCACAGGATGACGCGATGGTTGGATACTTCTTCCAGCGACCACAGAGTGATCCAGATTTTCAAAATTACAACAAACAATCTCGGTGGGCATTAGGTGACGACAGCGTACTCGAG GCCCGAGGAACGGAGGCAGCCGAACTGGAAACGGAATTTCAAGCTCTTGCACTCGAAACTAGTCATCACCTGGAG ATCCCAGCATCAACCAAGAAGCTGTGGGCCTTGGAAGAAACTGGGGCCAAGCCCGAGGACAGCAAGGGGATCTTCCTGGGGGACCAGTGGAGGGATCCCACCTGGAGTACTGGACACACCAATACTTCAG AGCATGCAGTGTCACAGCCCATAATGGTACAGCGGCGGAGTGGGTCATACCCAGGTAGCGACGGAGCCTCCATGCTGTCCCCCCGCTCCTCCGAGACATCGGGCCTGGGGGTGAAGATGGTGGAATACGTCCTGGGAAGCTCCCCTACCATCAAGGATCTGGACTCTCGCATGGGGCGCATGCATATGGGACCC AGCAATGGTGATCCAGACAAGGTAAAGAAAAGCAAGGAACACAAAATGAAGGATACAGATGGTGGTCGTGTTGTGATGCAGGCCAACGGGATTATACACAATGGGATCGACGATGACAAGGGTTACAA GAATCATTACCACCGCAGCCCAGTCACCGGGTACGGCCGGGGAGGCAGCAGGCAGTCCTCACCCAGCGAAGACATGGGACCCAAGGGGGATAAGATGGGTGGCCCCAAGGGACCCCCCATGGGAGACGCCATGGCCATGGCAGGGGGACCGCAGGGAGGGTGCCCACCTGGTCTCGAGGCCCACCACTTCGAACACCACGGGGGACACGTGGACCAGCTGTCCTTCGAGTACCCTGGCATGGCAACGTCACATGGCCTCATGCAGTCAATGGATTCTCCGGGCATCCTAGACTATGCTCCGCAG ATGTACCAACAACACCAGCAGCAGTCTCGGAGTCAGCACCAGGGCACGCTTCCAATGCTCCCAGGGGGTCAGTACCAGATAGGCCCTGCGGGTGCGGGGCATCACCAGCAGGGAGCAGCAGGTGCCATGGGTGTCCCGCCAGGGGCCTCCCCGTTTGCCCCACCACCTCCTTCAAATCCCTACATTATGAATCAGGACCCCTACGCCCCTCCTCCGCCAATGGGAATCATGACCG GCCCAGCGATGATGGCAGCGCAGTACTACGGCATGCCTCCCTGGGGGATGTTCCCCACGCCCGCGGGACTCCTCCAGGGCCAAGGGGGACAGGGAGGTCCACCTCCACCACAGCAGATGCTGAGAAGCAGTGGGGCGAGGCCCATGACTCCACAAGGAGGGGAGGCCCTCTCGCAGGGCGGAGCAGGGATGCCCACACAGGGGCTGCAGGCACCGG GCGGCCAGTATCAGATGCTAGCTCCCCCGTACTATGACCAGAATGGTTCTCTGATGATGGGTAACACTCGTGCAATGAGGCTAATGCCTCCGGTGCTAGTCAACCCCGGGGGTCCTGGTGGAAATCCTGCCAGCCAACCAG CTTCCATGAACGGCAACAACCTTCGCCTCTTAGGCTCCCAGGGCCCAGGAGGGGGTGGGGGGCCCCAGCAGGGCAGTCATCAGGGCTCTGTCGGAGGGGGCTTGTTTTCGAGCGGAGGCAACGGACCTGCCACGGCATCTAACCATCTGTTCAGCACAGCCACCTCCGGTGGATACAGTGGTGCTCCCTCCAGCTTCTCAGGCGGGAGCTTTGCTTCCACCACAGGACTTGGCATGGGCTACGGGTCATCCTCCTTGGGCCCAATTGGGACATCGCCAGTTGGACCCATCGGCATGA GTCTGGGTACAGAGTCCCCTCGACGAGATTCCTTGGAGCGACGAGATGCTGCCCTCTTGGGAGGATCCGGGAGCAGCAGAGGGGGTCCCTTTGCAGGGGCCTTGGAGCCTTACTCCACAGGAGGCCTGATGGGGGGTCCCAAGAGGGGCAGCAGTGGCTTCTACGGGCCCTTGGGTACCGTGGCTGCGGCTTCTCCTGGGCCCTTGGGGACGCTGCCGCCCTCCCTCACTCCTCCGCCGTCTCTCAATGGGTCTTCTTCTAATCTCAACCTGG GTTCATTCGGGGGCCGCGTCATGTCTGCAGCCCCTGGTGCAGAGGCCAAGTACATGGTACGCAATGGTCCACTAGCCAATGTGATTGGCTCCTCAAATTCTCTTGTGCCCAGCAGAACAGTACAAAGAAA CTCTAGCCTGGAGAAACCTCCAGGACGCAGCCGTCTGTTGGAGGACTTCCGCAACAACAGGTATCCCAACCTGCAACTGAGGGATCTGGCAAACCATATCGTGGAGTTCTCACAAGACCAGCATGGCTCCAG GTTTATCCAACAGAAACTGGAGCGTGCCACTCCATCCGAAAAGCAGCTGGTGTTCTCGGAGATCCTTAACTCTGCGTACGGCCTGATGACGGATGTGTTTGGCAACTACGTGATCCAGAAGTTCTTTGAGTTTGGCAGTCCAGACCAGAAGCAGGCACTGGCGGTGAAGGTGAAGGGCCACGTGTTGCCCCTGGCCCTGCAGATGTACGGCTGCCGCGTCATCCAGAAGGCCCTGGAGTCGATTCCGTCGGAGCAGCAGAAGGAGGTGGTGAAGGAACTGGACGGCCACGTTCTCAAGTGTGTCAAAGATCAAAATGGAAACCACGTCGTGCAGAAGTGCATAGAGTGCGTGGAACCCTCCGCGCTGCAGTTTGTCATCAACGCCTTTCAG GGGCAAGTGTTTGGCCTGTCGACCCACCCTTACGGATGTCGCGTGATCCAGCGCATCCTGGAGCACTGCACAGGGGAGCAGACGTGTCCTGTGCTGGAGGAACTGCACCAGCACACGGAGCAACTGGTTCAGGACCAGTACGGCAATTATGTGGTGCAGCACGTCCTCGAACATGGGCGCCCCGACGACAAGGCCAAGATTGTGGCCATCGTGCGTGGAAAGGTGCTGCAGCTCTCGCAGCACAAATTTGCCAG CAATGTGGTGGAGAAATGTGTGACCCACGCCTCCCGTGCTGAGAGGGCGATGCTCATAGAAGAAGTCTGCTCTTTCTTAGATGG
- the LOC135394091 gene encoding pumilio homolog 2-like isoform X2, with protein MLANGQEMNPVSNVRHGATRSQDDAMVGYFFQRPQSDPDFQNYNKQSRWALGDDSVLEARGTEAAELETEFQALALETSHHLEIPASTKKLWALEETGAKPEDSKGIFLGDQWRDPTWSTGHTNTSGSDGASMLSPRSSETSGLGVKMVEYVLGSSPTIKDLDSRMGRMHMGPSNGDPDKVKKSKEHKMKDTDGGRVVMQANGIIHNGIDDDKGYKNHYHRSPVTGYGRGGSRQSSPSEDMGPKGDKMGGPKGPPMGDAMAMAGGPQGGCPPGLEAHHFEHHGGHVDQLSFEYPGMATSHGLMQSMDSPGILDYAPQMYQQHQQQSRSQHQGTLPMLPGGQYQIGPAGAGHHQQGAAGAMGVPPGASPFAPPPPSNPYIMNQDPYAPPPPMGIMTGPAMMAAQYYGMPPWGMFPTPAGLLQGQGGQGGPPPPQQMLRSSGARPMTPQGGEALSQGGAGMPTQGLQAPGGQYQMLAPPYYDQNGSLMMGNTRAMRLMPPVLVNPGGPGGNPASQPASMNGNNLRLLGSQGPGGGGGPQQGSHQGSVGGGLFSSGGNGPATASNHLFSTATSGGYSGAPSSFSGGSFASTTGLGMGYGSSSLGPIGTSPVGPIGMSLGTESPRRDSLERRDAALLGGSGSSRGGPFAGALEPYSTGGLMGGPKRGSSGFYGPLGTVAAASPGPLGTLPPSLTPPPSLNGSSSNLNLGSFGGRVMSAAPGAEAKYMVRNGPLANVIGSSNSLVPSRTVQRNSSLEKPPGRSRLLEDFRNNRYPNLQLRDLANHIVEFSQDQHGSRFIQQKLERATPSEKQLVFSEILNSAYGLMTDVFGNYVIQKFFEFGSPDQKQALAVKVKGHVLPLALQMYGCRVIQKALESIPSEQQKEVVKELDGHVLKCVKDQNGNHVVQKCIECVEPSALQFVINAFQGQVFGLSTHPYGCRVIQRILEHCTGEQTCPVLEELHQHTEQLVQDQYGNYVVQHVLEHGRPDDKAKIVAIVRGKVLQLSQHKFASNVVEKCVTHASRAERAMLIEEVCSFLDGSHSALYIMMKDQYANYVVQKMIEVAEPPQRKLLLHKIRPHVPSLRKYTYGKHILAKLEKFLLKNNEQLLGGPSGSNGNGPVSGGGVGTSNGAL; from the exons ATGCTCGCCAACGGCCAAGAGATGAACCCTGTATCTAATGTACGACATGGAGCTACTCGATCACAGGATGACGCGATGGTTGGATACTTCTTCCAGCGACCACAGAGTGATCCAGATTTTCAAAATTACAACAAACAATCTCGGTGGGCATTAGGTGACGACAGCGTACTCGAG GCCCGAGGAACGGAGGCAGCCGAACTGGAAACGGAATTTCAAGCTCTTGCACTCGAAACTAGTCATCACCTGGAG ATCCCAGCATCAACCAAGAAGCTGTGGGCCTTGGAAGAAACTGGGGCCAAGCCCGAGGACAGCAAGGGGATCTTCCTGGGGGACCAGTGGAGGGATCCCACCTGGAGTACTGGACACACCAATACTTCAG GTAGCGACGGAGCCTCCATGCTGTCCCCCCGCTCCTCCGAGACATCGGGCCTGGGGGTGAAGATGGTGGAATACGTCCTGGGAAGCTCCCCTACCATCAAGGATCTGGACTCTCGCATGGGGCGCATGCATATGGGACCC AGCAATGGTGATCCAGACAAGGTAAAGAAAAGCAAGGAACACAAAATGAAGGATACAGATGGTGGTCGTGTTGTGATGCAGGCCAACGGGATTATACACAATGGGATCGACGATGACAAGGGTTACAA GAATCATTACCACCGCAGCCCAGTCACCGGGTACGGCCGGGGAGGCAGCAGGCAGTCCTCACCCAGCGAAGACATGGGACCCAAGGGGGATAAGATGGGTGGCCCCAAGGGACCCCCCATGGGAGACGCCATGGCCATGGCAGGGGGACCGCAGGGAGGGTGCCCACCTGGTCTCGAGGCCCACCACTTCGAACACCACGGGGGACACGTGGACCAGCTGTCCTTCGAGTACCCTGGCATGGCAACGTCACATGGCCTCATGCAGTCAATGGATTCTCCGGGCATCCTAGACTATGCTCCGCAG ATGTACCAACAACACCAGCAGCAGTCTCGGAGTCAGCACCAGGGCACGCTTCCAATGCTCCCAGGGGGTCAGTACCAGATAGGCCCTGCGGGTGCGGGGCATCACCAGCAGGGAGCAGCAGGTGCCATGGGTGTCCCGCCAGGGGCCTCCCCGTTTGCCCCACCACCTCCTTCAAATCCCTACATTATGAATCAGGACCCCTACGCCCCTCCTCCGCCAATGGGAATCATGACCG GCCCAGCGATGATGGCAGCGCAGTACTACGGCATGCCTCCCTGGGGGATGTTCCCCACGCCCGCGGGACTCCTCCAGGGCCAAGGGGGACAGGGAGGTCCACCTCCACCACAGCAGATGCTGAGAAGCAGTGGGGCGAGGCCCATGACTCCACAAGGAGGGGAGGCCCTCTCGCAGGGCGGAGCAGGGATGCCCACACAGGGGCTGCAGGCACCGG GCGGCCAGTATCAGATGCTAGCTCCCCCGTACTATGACCAGAATGGTTCTCTGATGATGGGTAACACTCGTGCAATGAGGCTAATGCCTCCGGTGCTAGTCAACCCCGGGGGTCCTGGTGGAAATCCTGCCAGCCAACCAG CTTCCATGAACGGCAACAACCTTCGCCTCTTAGGCTCCCAGGGCCCAGGAGGGGGTGGGGGGCCCCAGCAGGGCAGTCATCAGGGCTCTGTCGGAGGGGGCTTGTTTTCGAGCGGAGGCAACGGACCTGCCACGGCATCTAACCATCTGTTCAGCACAGCCACCTCCGGTGGATACAGTGGTGCTCCCTCCAGCTTCTCAGGCGGGAGCTTTGCTTCCACCACAGGACTTGGCATGGGCTACGGGTCATCCTCCTTGGGCCCAATTGGGACATCGCCAGTTGGACCCATCGGCATGA GTCTGGGTACAGAGTCCCCTCGACGAGATTCCTTGGAGCGACGAGATGCTGCCCTCTTGGGAGGATCCGGGAGCAGCAGAGGGGGTCCCTTTGCAGGGGCCTTGGAGCCTTACTCCACAGGAGGCCTGATGGGGGGTCCCAAGAGGGGCAGCAGTGGCTTCTACGGGCCCTTGGGTACCGTGGCTGCGGCTTCTCCTGGGCCCTTGGGGACGCTGCCGCCCTCCCTCACTCCTCCGCCGTCTCTCAATGGGTCTTCTTCTAATCTCAACCTGG GTTCATTCGGGGGCCGCGTCATGTCTGCAGCCCCTGGTGCAGAGGCCAAGTACATGGTACGCAATGGTCCACTAGCCAATGTGATTGGCTCCTCAAATTCTCTTGTGCCCAGCAGAACAGTACAAAGAAA CTCTAGCCTGGAGAAACCTCCAGGACGCAGCCGTCTGTTGGAGGACTTCCGCAACAACAGGTATCCCAACCTGCAACTGAGGGATCTGGCAAACCATATCGTGGAGTTCTCACAAGACCAGCATGGCTCCAG GTTTATCCAACAGAAACTGGAGCGTGCCACTCCATCCGAAAAGCAGCTGGTGTTCTCGGAGATCCTTAACTCTGCGTACGGCCTGATGACGGATGTGTTTGGCAACTACGTGATCCAGAAGTTCTTTGAGTTTGGCAGTCCAGACCAGAAGCAGGCACTGGCGGTGAAGGTGAAGGGCCACGTGTTGCCCCTGGCCCTGCAGATGTACGGCTGCCGCGTCATCCAGAAGGCCCTGGAGTCGATTCCGTCGGAGCAGCAGAAGGAGGTGGTGAAGGAACTGGACGGCCACGTTCTCAAGTGTGTCAAAGATCAAAATGGAAACCACGTCGTGCAGAAGTGCATAGAGTGCGTGGAACCCTCCGCGCTGCAGTTTGTCATCAACGCCTTTCAG GGGCAAGTGTTTGGCCTGTCGACCCACCCTTACGGATGTCGCGTGATCCAGCGCATCCTGGAGCACTGCACAGGGGAGCAGACGTGTCCTGTGCTGGAGGAACTGCACCAGCACACGGAGCAACTGGTTCAGGACCAGTACGGCAATTATGTGGTGCAGCACGTCCTCGAACATGGGCGCCCCGACGACAAGGCCAAGATTGTGGCCATCGTGCGTGGAAAGGTGCTGCAGCTCTCGCAGCACAAATTTGCCAG CAATGTGGTGGAGAAATGTGTGACCCACGCCTCCCGTGCTGAGAGGGCGATGCTCATAGAAGAAGTCTGCTCTTTCTTAGATGG